A stretch of Mytilus edulis chromosome 11, xbMytEdul2.2, whole genome shotgun sequence DNA encodes these proteins:
- the LOC139494387 gene encoding macrophage scavenger receptor types I and II-like: protein MLAVWFDGVRLVGGFKQLEGRVELKVHGQWSTICGYSTDFDIRDAKVICKMARISTSEKVQVFPNAYFGRGTGPVLLSGLTCAGHEDNIDSCGSNGWYKTSSYCGHQYDLGVSYPDDNPFG, encoded by the exons ATGCTAGCAGTATGGTTTGATG GAGTCAGACTTGTAGGCGGTTTTAAACAATTGGAAGGTCGTGTAGAGTTAAAGGTTCATGGTCAGTGGAGTACCATATGTGGATATAGTACTGATTTTGATATACGTGATGCAAAAGTAATATGCAAAATGGCTAGAATTTCCACCTCTGa GAAGGTACAAGTGTTTCCAAACGCTTACTTTGGACGAGGTACAGGACCTGTTTTATTGAGTGGTTTGACCTGTGCTGGACACGAGGATAACATCGATAGTTGTGGATCCAATGGCTGGTACAAAACTAGCAGCTATTGTGGACATCAGTATGATTTGGGTGTATCATATCCTG atgatAATCCATTCGGATGA
- the LOC139494388 gene encoding putative nuclease HARBI1 yields MGFDKSTVSRVIDRVTDSLVARKDDFISWPNNQWKNVVRAGFYEKAGFPNVVGCIDWTHIGITGPSIDEPAFVNRKGFHSINVQAIYDNEGKFTNISAIWPSSAHDSHVFRTSALGQALEGYQGIGQGVLLGDSGYPCRQFLLTPYRQSVAGRGQARFSRRHCSTRSTIERTFGIWKKRFHILGSEIRMKPDKACRIIIACGILHKIAIMRNEPEVEEEQLIDNQPQMPPYNGSQDGKGTRDHFATTFFA; encoded by the exons ATGGGATTTGACAAATCAACTGTGTCTCGGGTGATTGACCGTGTGACGGATTCATTAGTTGCCAGGAAGGATGATTTCATATCGTGGCCAAATAATCAGTGGAAGAACGTGGTAAGGGCTGGGTTTTATGAAAAGGCTGGTTTTCCAAACGTGGTTGGGTGCATTGATTGGACTCACATAGGAATTACTGGGCCTAGCATTGATGAACCAGCATTTGTTAACCGAAAGGGGTTCCACAGCATCAACGTACAAGCCATTTATGACAATGAAG gtAAATTCACCAACATCAGTGCTATATGGCCAAGCTCAGCACATGATTCTCATGTTTTCAGAACCTCAGCCTTAGGACAAGCTCTTGAGGGATATCAAGGAATTGGACAAGGTGTATTGTTAGGAGACAGTGGCTATCCCTGCAGACAGTTTTTGCTGACACCATACAGACAATCAGTTGCTGGTAGAGGTCAAGCAAGGTTTAGCAGAAGACATTGCTCAACAAGGTCAACAATAGAAAGGACATTTGGAATATGGAAAAAGCGCTTTCACATTCTAGGATCAGAG ATCCGAATGAAACCTGATAAAGCTTGCCGAATCATCATTGCTTGTGGTATTCTGCACAAAATTGCCATAATGAGGAATGAACCTGAAGTTGAAGAAGAACAATTGATTGACAATCAACCTCAGATGCCACCCTATAATGGTTCACAGGACGGAAAAGGCACACGGGACCATTTTGCTACCACTTTTTTTGCCTAA